From one Bacteroidota bacterium genomic stretch:
- the hutH gene encoding histidine ammonia-lyase, whose amino-acid sequence MATLSNQKHYTIEELGKLLAATEPHELGSDMIQAIEHCHQFLKQKIAKPGAVFYGINTGFGSLCDTVIDSNELEQLQINLLRSHACGTGDRVPNEVVRAMLLLKVLGLSKGYSGVQKETVQRLLDFFNQYIYPVVYEQGSLGASGDLAPLAHLCLPLLGEGEVEQNGKVQSTNELYKPIILGPKEGLALINGTQFMSGYGTIILLKAAKLIEAATAISALSAEAFACRYDAFDSLVHAIRPHNGQMHEAKQFLKWIEGSPFAAETKTQVQDPYSFRCIPQVHGATRGAVAHVLSVFETEVNAVSDNPNIFADEDRIISGGNFHGQPLALALDYLKIALHELGNISERRTYQLVSGQRGLPSFLAPKAGVNSGFMIPQYTAASIVSKNKQLCTPASADSIVSSNGQEDHVSMGANAAVQAYEVVNNLQQILAIELMTAAQAFEFRRPKKTSEKLEHIYHTFRKEIPYIEHDTYMHPLLISSNNFITNFNFE is encoded by the coding sequence ATGGCTACACTGTCAAATCAAAAACATTATACCATTGAAGAATTAGGCAAACTGCTTGCTGCTACTGAACCGCATGAGCTCGGTAGCGATATGATTCAAGCAATCGAGCATTGTCATCAGTTTCTGAAACAAAAAATCGCCAAGCCCGGGGCGGTGTTTTATGGCATCAATACAGGTTTTGGTTCTTTGTGCGATACGGTAATTGATAGCAATGAATTAGAACAACTGCAAATTAATTTACTTCGCTCTCATGCTTGCGGCACGGGCGATAGAGTTCCCAATGAGGTGGTGCGGGCTATGCTATTATTAAAAGTTTTGGGATTGAGCAAAGGATATTCTGGCGTTCAAAAAGAAACCGTTCAACGTTTATTAGATTTTTTCAATCAATATATATATCCCGTCGTGTATGAGCAGGGAAGTCTTGGTGCATCAGGCGATTTAGCTCCCTTGGCACATTTGTGTTTGCCATTATTGGGCGAAGGAGAAGTGGAGCAAAACGGAAAAGTGCAATCAACAAATGAATTATATAAACCTATAATACTAGGCCCCAAGGAAGGCTTGGCATTGATAAACGGGACGCAGTTTATGAGTGGCTATGGAACTATTATATTATTAAAAGCTGCTAAACTTATAGAAGCCGCCACAGCAATTTCCGCATTGAGTGCTGAAGCTTTTGCCTGCCGCTACGATGCATTCGATTCGTTGGTGCATGCTATACGCCCGCATAATGGGCAGATGCATGAAGCAAAACAATTTTTGAAATGGATTGAAGGAAGTCCTTTTGCGGCGGAAACTAAAACTCAAGTGCAAGATCCATATTCATTCCGTTGCATTCCGCAAGTGCATGGAGCCACACGCGGAGCAGTTGCACATGTACTTTCTGTGTTTGAAACAGAAGTAAATGCGGTGAGTGATAATCCGAATATTTTTGCGGATGAGGATCGTATTATATCAGGTGGCAATTTTCACGGGCAGCCTTTAGCCTTGGCATTAGATTATTTAAAAATCGCATTGCATGAATTGGGAAATATTTCAGAACGAAGAACCTATCAATTGGTGTCGGGTCAACGCGGATTGCCGTCATTCTTGGCTCCCAAGGCTGGAGTGAATTCTGGATTTATGATACCACAATATACTGCGGCAAGTATTGTAAGCAAAAACAAACAACTTTGTACACCCGCAAGTGCTGATAGCATCGTTAGTAGTAACGGCCAAGAAGACCATGTGAGCATGGGTGCCAATGCTGCCGTGCAAGCATATGAAGTAGTGAATAATTTACAACAAATACTAGCTATAGAATTGATGACTGCAGCACAAGCATTCGAGTTTCGCAGGCCAAAAAAAACTTCCGAAAAACTAGAACATATATATCATACTTTCCGCAAAGAAATTCCATATATCGAACATGATACATATATGCATCCGCTGCTAATTTCTTCAAATAACTTTATAACCAACTTCAACTTCGAATAG